In the Bos taurus isolate L1 Dominette 01449 registration number 42190680 breed Hereford chromosome 21, ARS-UCD2.0, whole genome shotgun sequence genome, one interval contains:
- the FKBP3 gene encoding peptidyl-prolyl cis-trans isomerase FKBP3 encodes MAAAVPQRAWTVEQLRSEQLPKKDIIKFLQDHGSDSFLAEHKLLGNIKNVAKTANKDHLVTAYNHLFESKRFKGTESISKVSEQVKNVKLNEDKPKETKSEETLDEGPPKYTKSVLKKGDKTNFPKKGDVVHCWYTGTLQDGTVFDTNIQTSSKKKKNAKPLSFKVGIGKVIRGWDEALLTMSKGEKARLEIEPEWAYGKKGQPDAKIPPNAKLIFEVELVDID; translated from the exons ATGGCGGCGGCCGTTCCGCAGCGGGCCTGGACCGTGGAGCAGCTGCGCAGCGAGCAGCTCCCCAAGAAGGACATTATCAAGTTTCTGCAGGATCACGGTTCAGATTCG tttCTTGCAGAACATAAATTACTAGGTAACATTAAAAATGTGGCCAAGACAGCTAATAAGGACCATTTGGTTACAGCCTATAACCATCTTTTCGAAAGTAAG CGTTTCAAGGGTACTGAAAGTATAAGTAAAGTGTCTGAGCAGGTGAAAAATGTGAAGCTTAATGAAGATAAACCCAAAGAAACCAAGTCTGAAGAGACTCTGGATGAG ggtccaccaaaatatacaaaatctgttcttaaaaaaggagataaaaccaaCTTTCCCAAAAAGGGAGATGTTGTTCACTGCTGGTATACAGGAACACTACAAGATGGGACTGTTTTTGATACTAATATTCAAACAA gttcaaagaagaagaaaaatgccaAGCCTTTAAGTTTTAAGGTTGGGATAGGCAAAGTTATCCGAGGG TGGGATGAAGCACTCTTGACTatgagtaaaggagaaaaggctCGACTGGAGATTGAACCAGAATGGGCTTATGGAAAGAAAGGACAGCCTGATGCCAA AATTCCACCAAACGCAAAACTTATTTTTGAAGTGGAATTAGTCGATATTGACTGA